A stretch of the Asticcacaulis sp. ZE23SCel15 genome encodes the following:
- a CDS encoding HK97 family phage prohead protease yields the protein MIIEGYASKFFERDLNDDVVVPWAFKASLTRTGAEGVKMLYQHGSATPVGVWDEVSEDATGLFVRGRVFDLTPEARLVQSLIRAGALDGLSIGFRTLKSRPDETRRLRVLTEVELWEVSFVTFPMLPSARLLRVREAA from the coding sequence ATGATCATCGAAGGCTACGCGTCAAAGTTCTTTGAGCGCGATCTGAATGACGATGTGGTGGTGCCGTGGGCGTTCAAGGCGTCGCTGACGCGCACCGGCGCTGAGGGCGTGAAGATGCTTTATCAACATGGCTCCGCCACGCCGGTCGGAGTGTGGGATGAGGTGTCTGAGGATGCCACGGGATTGTTTGTGCGCGGTCGGGTGTTCGATCTGACGCCGGAGGCGCGCCTTGTGCAGAGCCTGATCCGGGCGGGCGCGCTGGATGGCTTATCCATCGGCTTTCGCACGTTGAAATCGAGACCGGATGAGACGCGGCGGTTGCGCGTCCTGACCGAGGTTGAGCTGTGGGAAGTGTCGTTTGTGACCTTTCCGATGCTGCCCAGTGCGCGCCTGTTGCGGGTGCGGGAAGCGGCTTAA
- a CDS encoding YcgN family cysteine cluster protein: MTAAAKPFWETKTLSEMNRTEWESLCDGCGLCCLVRFEDEDTGEVIPTRVHCKLFNPDRCTCTDYANRKKYVPDCIKLTPHNIEALEWMPKSCAYRRLHEGKDLPRWHPLITGDPDSTHKAGVSIRGQTVSETAFADIEDAIDFMAMEWAEDRSDWDPKG; this comes from the coding sequence ATGACCGCCGCCGCCAAACCTTTCTGGGAAACCAAGACCCTGTCGGAGATGAACCGCACGGAGTGGGAAAGCCTGTGCGATGGTTGTGGCCTGTGCTGTCTGGTGCGGTTTGAGGATGAAGACACGGGGGAAGTCATTCCGACGCGGGTGCACTGCAAGCTGTTTAATCCCGATAGATGTACCTGCACCGACTACGCGAACCGCAAAAAGTACGTGCCCGACTGCATCAAGCTGACGCCGCACAATATTGAGGCGCTGGAGTGGATGCCGAAATCATGCGCCTATCGGCGGCTGCATGAGGGCAAGGACCTGCCGCGCTGGCACCCGCTGATCACCGGTGACCCTGACAGCACCCATAAGGCGGGCGTGTCAATCCGTGGCCAGACCGTGTCGGAAACCGCCTTTGCCGACATCGAGGACGCGATTGATTTTATGGCCATGGAGTGGGCTGAGGATCGCTCGGACTGGGACCCGAAGGGGTAG
- a CDS encoding phage major tail protein, TP901-1 family: MALQKGRDMLLKIADGEAFVTVAGLRARTISLNARTVDVTNSESAGGWRELLSGAGVKALSVSGSGVFRDTASDALMREAFFAQSQKTWQLIVPDFGRFEGAFLIASLDYAGDHDGEATFAMTLASAGAISFVAV, encoded by the coding sequence ATGGCCCTGCAAAAAGGCCGCGATATGTTGCTGAAAATTGCCGATGGCGAAGCGTTCGTCACGGTCGCCGGATTGCGGGCGCGCACGATTTCGCTCAATGCCCGCACGGTCGATGTGACCAATTCCGAGAGCGCTGGCGGATGGCGCGAACTGCTGTCGGGCGCGGGTGTCAAGGCCCTGTCGGTGTCAGGTTCCGGTGTATTTCGTGATACCGCGTCAGATGCTCTGATGCGGGAGGCGTTCTTCGCGCAAAGCCAAAAAACCTGGCAACTGATAGTGCCGGATTTTGGCCGGTTCGAGGGGGCATTTTTGATCGCGTCACTTGATTACGCCGGTGACCATGATGGCGAGGCGACCTTTGCCATGACACTGGCCTCGGCGGGAGCGATCAGTTTTGTCGCCGTTTAA
- a CDS encoding phage portal protein, translating into MPNFLNALFQKRETKQSEARSLIAVSQMGKAQWTPRDYASLASEGFMKNAVAYRCVRMIIEAAASVPLRVEHDGQRVTDHPLCRLIERPNGEQGGADLREAIYGSLQTAGNAYVEAAVIDNAPFELWNLRPDRMQVVPNAKGWPEAYQYSVGGQKIAIGRDEAGWLKVLHLKLYHPLDDWYGFSPLEAAAFSIDVHNASGAWNKALLDNAARPSGALVYGTKGSERLTEDQFARLKSELSEAHAGVNNAGRPLLLEGGLDWKPMSLTPADMDFIDGKHAAARDIALSFGVPAQLLGIPGDNSYANYREANGAFWRHTILPLVEKTTRSLSAWLEPKFGGARLVCDLEGLPALTAERDALWARLEAASFLSEAERRQLAGLADVKREDCHD; encoded by the coding sequence ATGCCGAATTTTTTAAATGCGCTGTTTCAAAAGCGCGAGACCAAACAGAGCGAAGCGCGTAGCCTGATTGCCGTGTCGCAGATGGGTAAGGCTCAGTGGACTCCGCGCGATTATGCGTCGCTGGCGTCCGAAGGCTTCATGAAAAATGCCGTGGCGTATCGCTGCGTGCGCATGATCATTGAGGCCGCTGCCTCGGTGCCGCTGCGGGTTGAGCATGACGGCCAGCGGGTGACGGATCATCCGCTCTGTCGCCTGATTGAACGGCCCAATGGCGAGCAGGGCGGGGCGGATCTTCGCGAGGCGATCTACGGGTCGCTGCAAACCGCGGGCAATGCCTATGTCGAGGCCGCGGTCATTGACAACGCGCCGTTTGAGCTGTGGAACCTGCGGCCCGACCGGATGCAGGTGGTGCCCAATGCCAAGGGCTGGCCCGAAGCATACCAGTACAGCGTCGGCGGTCAGAAGATCGCCATTGGCCGCGATGAGGCGGGCTGGCTCAAGGTTTTGCACCTGAAACTCTATCATCCGCTTGATGATTGGTACGGGTTTTCGCCGCTGGAGGCCGCCGCCTTTTCGATTGATGTCCATAACGCGTCGGGCGCCTGGAATAAGGCGCTGCTCGATAATGCGGCGCGGCCTTCGGGGGCGTTGGTTTACGGCACCAAGGGTTCTGAGCGCCTGACCGAAGATCAGTTTGCGCGGCTGAAAAGCGAACTGTCTGAGGCCCATGCGGGCGTCAATAATGCCGGTCGGCCGCTGCTGCTGGAAGGCGGGCTTGACTGGAAGCCAATGTCGTTGACGCCGGCTGATATGGATTTCATCGACGGCAAGCACGCCGCCGCGCGCGATATTGCACTGTCGTTCGGGGTGCCCGCGCAACTGCTGGGGATACCGGGCGATAATTCCTACGCCAACTATCGTGAGGCCAATGGCGCGTTCTGGCGGCACACGATTTTGCCGCTGGTCGAGAAAACGACGCGGTCGCTGAGTGCGTGGCTTGAGCCGAAATTCGGCGGGGCGCGCCTTGTTTGCGACCTTGAGGGCCTGCCTGCTCTGACGGCGGAGCGCGATGCTTTGTGGGCGCGGCTGGAGGCGGCGAGTTTCCTGAGCGAGGCGGAGCGTAGGCAATTGGCGGGCTTGGCGGACGTTAAACGGGAAGACTGCCATGACTGA
- a CDS encoding DUF2163 domain-containing protein, which yields MRNLPVSITSALEAGAAKLCHVWLIDRRDGVALGFTDHDADITFQGVLCVAATGLTKGAAEQTLGAEGSGAVSGILSDGRITPADIEVGLYDEAAIREYVIDWTSPDQFVLMSSGTLGRIEARGGTSDGASFVGHVEGPAAKLNRVIGRRFTHLCDAALGDTRCGLSAPLGVCDKRYRTCREVYANTHNFRGFPDLPGEDFLTLYPRAGDALDGTSRRQGTGR from the coding sequence ATGCGCAACTTACCCGTATCGATCACCTCGGCGCTTGAGGCCGGGGCGGCGAAGCTATGTCATGTCTGGCTGATAGACCGGCGCGATGGCGTGGCGCTTGGGTTCACCGATCATGACGCCGACATCACCTTTCAGGGCGTGTTGTGCGTGGCCGCGACGGGCCTCACCAAAGGGGCAGCCGAACAAACGCTGGGGGCCGAAGGCTCAGGCGCAGTGTCGGGTATCTTAAGCGATGGCCGCATCACGCCTGCGGATATCGAGGTCGGACTTTATGACGAAGCGGCGATCCGCGAATATGTGATTGACTGGACATCACCAGATCAGTTTGTGCTGATGTCGTCCGGCACTCTGGGGCGGATTGAGGCACGCGGCGGCACCTCCGACGGGGCATCGTTTGTCGGCCATGTCGAAGGCCCCGCAGCCAAGCTTAATCGCGTCATCGGGCGCCGGTTTACGCACCTGTGTGACGCGGCGCTGGGTGATACGCGCTGCGGTCTGAGCGCGCCTTTGGGTGTGTGCGATAAGCGTTACCGCACCTGCCGCGAGGTTTACGCGAATACGCACAATTTCAGAGGCTTTCCTGACCTGCCGGGTGAGGATTTTCTGACCCTGTATCCACGCGCGGGTGATGCGCTGGATGGCACGTCGCGTCGGCAGGGTACAGGGCGGTGA
- a CDS encoding phage major capsid protein, producing the protein MKEVKQATASPEVRAALHEVLSAFEAFKATNDARLSAIETKRGDGLIDDKLERIEGGLQAAEARLNRLLSLKSRPAVEAGDGRDTGLTEAKSAWDGYLKSGRVTLELKAGLSTASGSGAMAPIETERFIERRLAQVSPMRSLATVRTVGAATFKKPISTVGVVANWVTETAARPETDPSTLNLLEFPAAELYAAPAATQALLDDAFINLDEWLASEIEDSFAAQETAAFVNGDGVNKPKGFLNYTTAADASATWGQIGHIASGAAGAFAASSPVDALIDLIYAPKSQYRSNAHFVMNRRTAARIRKFKDADGNYIWHPATQAGQLPLLLGYPVQEIETVPDIAANSLSIAFGDFAKGYLIVDRAGLSVLRDPHSAKPYVLFYTTKRVGGGVQNFDAIKVMKFAVS; encoded by the coding sequence ATGAAAGAAGTTAAACAAGCCACGGCCTCGCCCGAAGTGCGCGCGGCATTGCACGAAGTCTTAAGCGCGTTTGAGGCGTTCAAGGCGACCAATGATGCACGGTTAAGCGCCATTGAAACCAAGCGCGGTGACGGGCTGATCGATGACAAACTTGAGCGCATCGAAGGCGGTTTGCAAGCCGCCGAGGCTCGCCTGAACCGGCTGTTGAGCCTGAAATCCCGTCCGGCGGTTGAGGCGGGCGATGGGCGCGACACCGGCCTCACCGAAGCCAAATCGGCCTGGGATGGCTATCTGAAATCTGGCCGGGTGACGCTGGAGCTGAAGGCCGGTCTGTCGACGGCATCCGGTTCGGGCGCTATGGCGCCGATTGAGACCGAGCGTTTCATTGAGCGCCGTCTGGCGCAAGTGTCGCCGATGCGCTCATTGGCCACCGTGCGTACCGTGGGCGCTGCGACGTTCAAAAAACCGATCTCAACCGTCGGCGTTGTCGCCAACTGGGTGACCGAAACCGCCGCGCGTCCGGAAACCGATCCGTCGACGCTCAATCTGTTGGAATTTCCGGCGGCGGAACTTTATGCGGCCCCGGCGGCGACGCAGGCGCTGCTGGATGACGCCTTTATTAACCTTGATGAGTGGCTGGCGTCCGAGATCGAAGACAGCTTTGCCGCACAGGAAACGGCGGCCTTCGTCAACGGCGACGGCGTCAATAAGCCCAAAGGGTTCCTGAACTATACCACAGCCGCCGATGCATCGGCGACCTGGGGCCAGATTGGCCATATCGCGTCGGGGGCTGCGGGCGCGTTTGCCGCGTCTTCGCCGGTCGATGCGCTGATCGACCTGATCTATGCGCCGAAATCGCAGTACCGCAGCAATGCACACTTTGTGATGAATCGCCGCACCGCCGCCCGCATCCGTAAGTTCAAGGATGCCGACGGCAATTACATCTGGCATCCGGCGACGCAAGCGGGACAATTGCCGCTGCTGCTGGGCTATCCGGTGCAGGAGATTGAGACCGTGCCCGATATTGCGGCCAACTCTCTGTCGATTGCGTTTGGTGACTTCGCCAAGGGCTATCTGATTGTGGATCGGGCGGGTTTGTCTGTGCTGCGTGATCCCCATTCGGCCAAGCCCTATGTGCTGTTTTATACGACCAAGCGTGTCGGCGGCGGCGTGCAGAATTTTGATGCCATTAAAGTCATGAAATTCGCGGTGAGCTAA
- a CDS encoding DNA-packaging protein: MAFLNANSIALLTSRERQAWLNSLTIQQFKHLHKTWAFWARPVQLAPDGDWKTWLFLGGRGAGKTRAGAEWLSACATKRARLALIGPTLHDVREVMIEGPSGLMAIAADDMRPVYEPSRRRVKWPNGAIAYTFSAEEPERLRGPQFHHAWADEFCAWRQPTETLAMLRMGLRLGEGPRLCVTTTPKPIRALKTLMAEAGVEVARSATAENKAGLSEDFLSGLLAIYGGTRLAAQELEGAIVDSDDHALWRTEDIARCYGTQPPQFDSVVVAVDPPVSDHGDACGIVVAGRRDGRGYVLQDATIEKPSPLGWANQVVEMVSKHGADRVVAEGNQGGEMVRSILTSAGCDVAIEIVHARVGKRARAEPVAALYEQGRVTHCGQGRFLKLEEEMMALGRGEGGSARSPDRADALVWALTALLITGRAEPRLSRL, encoded by the coding sequence GTGGCTTTTTTGAACGCAAACTCGATCGCCTTGCTGACGTCGAGGGAGCGGCAGGCGTGGCTGAACAGCCTGACGATCCAGCAGTTCAAACACCTCCATAAGACCTGGGCTTTCTGGGCCCGTCCCGTGCAACTGGCGCCAGACGGCGACTGGAAAACCTGGCTGTTTTTGGGCGGGCGCGGGGCGGGCAAGACGCGGGCCGGGGCAGAATGGCTGTCGGCCTGCGCCACAAAACGGGCGCGGCTGGCCCTGATTGGGCCGACCCTGCATGATGTGCGTGAAGTGATGATCGAAGGGCCGTCGGGCCTGATGGCCATCGCGGCGGACGATATGCGCCCTGTTTATGAACCGTCACGGCGGCGGGTGAAGTGGCCCAATGGCGCCATCGCCTACACCTTTTCGGCGGAGGAGCCTGAGCGGTTGCGCGGGCCGCAGTTCCACCATGCCTGGGCCGATGAGTTCTGCGCGTGGCGTCAGCCGACGGAGACTCTGGCCATGCTGCGTATGGGGTTGCGTCTGGGTGAGGGGCCGCGATTGTGTGTGACGACGACGCCAAAGCCGATCCGGGCGCTGAAAACCCTGATGGCGGAGGCCGGTGTCGAAGTGGCGCGCTCGGCCACGGCTGAGAACAAGGCCGGACTGTCTGAGGATTTTCTGTCGGGTTTGCTGGCCATCTATGGCGGCACGCGGCTGGCGGCGCAGGAACTGGAGGGGGCGATTGTCGATAGCGATGACCACGCCCTGTGGCGGACGGAAGATATTGCCCGCTGTTATGGCACTCAACCGCCGCAGTTTGACAGCGTGGTGGTGGCGGTCGATCCGCCGGTCAGCGATCACGGCGACGCCTGCGGAATCGTGGTGGCGGGCCGCAGAGACGGGCGTGGTTATGTGCTCCAGGACGCGACGATTGAAAAGCCGTCGCCTCTGGGCTGGGCCAATCAGGTGGTTGAGATGGTGAGCAAACATGGCGCTGACCGGGTGGTCGCCGAAGGTAATCAGGGCGGGGAAATGGTGCGCAGTATTTTGACCAGTGCCGGATGTGACGTGGCGATTGAAATTGTCCATGCGCGGGTCGGCAAGCGTGCCCGCGCTGAGCCGGTGGCGGCCCTTTATGAGCAGGGGCGGGTGACGCACTGCGGACAGGGCCGGTTCCTTAAGCTGGAGGAAGAGATGATGGCGTTAGGGCGTGGTGAGGGCGGTTCGGCCAGATCACCAGACCGGGCGGATGCGCTGGTGTGGGCGCTGACGGCGCTGCTGATCACCGGACGGGCCGAGCCGAGACTTAGCCGTCTTTAG
- a CDS encoding GTA-gp10 family protein, whose protein sequence is MSPFNPARGEVMATLGGREVRLCVTLRALAMLEHHFGVTGLEALGARLKSLSAADLSVVLMTLSLEDITALDIGFQEALDAVVAAFGALR, encoded by the coding sequence TTGTCGCCGTTTAACCCCGCTCGCGGTGAGGTCATGGCCACGCTTGGTGGACGGGAGGTGCGGCTTTGCGTGACGCTTAGGGCGCTGGCCATGCTGGAGCATCATTTCGGCGTGACGGGGCTGGAGGCGTTGGGTGCGCGACTGAAAAGTTTGAGCGCTGCCGATCTGTCGGTCGTGCTGATGACGCTCAGCTTAGAGGATATCACCGCCCTCGATATAGGCTTTCAGGAAGCACTGGACGCCGTTGTTGCCGCGTTTGGGGCGTTGCGATGA
- a CDS encoding DUF3168 domain-containing protein, whose protein sequence is MNPLNALQQALITHLRTQDSLKLWLGNAVRVYDQLPEEIIYPYVTLDRVEARPLAGNGDEITEQIVTLSCVSRFYGTEEAKAVAAELRVILDSAQLTLEGNRLANLRVSYVDVFRGTDQRTIYGVVRVRAVTEIN, encoded by the coding sequence ATGAACCCGCTCAACGCGCTGCAACAGGCGCTGATTACCCACCTGCGGACGCAGGATAGTCTTAAGCTTTGGCTGGGCAACGCCGTCCGAGTCTATGACCAACTGCCCGAAGAGATCATCTATCCTTACGTCACCCTTGACCGGGTTGAGGCCCGGCCTCTGGCGGGAAACGGCGATGAGATTACCGAGCAGATCGTGACGCTATCTTGCGTGTCGCGCTTTTACGGCACCGAAGAAGCCAAGGCAGTCGCGGCCGAACTGCGGGTCATTCTCGACAGTGCTCAACTGACGCTGGAGGGCAACCGCCTGGCGAACCTTCGGGTCTCTTATGTCGATGTATTTCGCGGCACCGATCAGCGCACGATTTACGGCGTGGTTCGGGTGCGGGCGGTGACGGAAATCAACTAG
- a CDS encoding phage tail tape measure protein — protein sequence MNGLDNFSQQVNAAAVALKGLEGPAQESADAIDQAFSKAGESLARSLGRAASDGKISMAELASAVINAVNAAARSSGGGLGDVLSGIGSVFSGARADGGPVTRGGAYLVGERGPELFRPATSGAIETGAGGQQVNITLNVSGGGEGLIRSEAQIASALNRAARLGLRG from the coding sequence ATGAATGGTCTTGATAATTTTTCACAACAGGTCAATGCTGCGGCGGTGGCGCTGAAAGGGCTGGAAGGCCCCGCGCAGGAAAGCGCTGATGCGATTGATCAGGCATTTTCAAAAGCCGGGGAATCTCTGGCGCGCTCGCTGGGGCGGGCGGCGTCAGACGGCAAGATTTCCATGGCCGAACTGGCGAGCGCGGTGATCAACGCGGTCAATGCGGCGGCTCGGTCTTCGGGTGGCGGTTTGGGCGATGTGCTGTCCGGCATCGGCAGTGTCTTTTCCGGGGCGCGTGCCGATGGCGGACCGGTCACACGCGGCGGCGCTTACCTTGTGGGTGAGCGCGGGCCGGAACTGTTTCGACCGGCCACATCGGGGGCGATTGAGACGGGCGCGGGCGGGCAACAGGTCAACATCACTCTCAATGTCAGTGGTGGCGGTGAGGGGCTCATTCGTTCCGAAGCCCAGATCGCCAGCGCGCTTAATCGCGCCGCCAGATTGGGGCTAAGGGGATGA
- a CDS encoding phage tail assembly chaperone, with protein sequence MNIGWEQRLRQAVVEIGLTPADFWALSLNEWIALIIPPAAPVLPRDDLNTLMTLFPDDKK encoded by the coding sequence ATGAATATTGGCTGGGAACAGCGTCTGCGGCAGGCGGTGGTGGAGATCGGGCTGACGCCTGCGGATTTCTGGGCGCTGTCGTTAAACGAATGGATCGCGCTGATTATCCCGCCCGCAGCCCCCGTTTTGCCGAGGGATGACTTAAATACCCTGATGACATTATTTCCGGACGATAAGAAATGA
- a CDS encoding NlpC/P60 family protein, translated as MTPCELARTWIGTPYQHQASLKGIGCDCVGLIRGVWRELYGDEPMALPAYSPDWAEVGGREILIDGLAQHFTPVPLTKARAGDVLVFRMKPVAVAKHAAILLHDFDDPRAQIIHAYWGHAVVASWLRPFWQKQAVAAFRFPVLGSGV; from the coding sequence GTGACCCCTTGCGAACTGGCAAGGACATGGATCGGCACGCCCTATCAGCATCAGGCCAGTCTCAAAGGTATTGGCTGCGACTGCGTGGGGCTGATCCGGGGAGTTTGGCGCGAGCTTTACGGGGATGAGCCCATGGCCCTGCCTGCCTATAGTCCGGACTGGGCTGAGGTCGGCGGGCGTGAAATCCTGATCGACGGTTTGGCGCAGCATTTTACACCGGTGCCGCTGACTAAGGCCCGCGCAGGCGATGTGCTGGTCTTTCGCATGAAACCCGTTGCTGTGGCCAAGCACGCAGCGATTTTGCTGCACGATTTTGACGATCCGCGGGCGCAGATCATCCATGCCTATTGGGGGCATGCGGTGGTGGCGTCGTGGCTCAGGCCGTTCTGGCAAAAGCAGGCGGTAGCGGCATTTCGTTTTCCGGTTTTGGGGTCTGGGGTCTGA
- a CDS encoding head-tail connector protein, protein MSDPVSLIEAKLFLRVSHDEEDALIATLIAAASARLNAALGLTLDEASPAPLRLAVLNLVAEGYQSRGEMALESVEPWIAAYRQVRL, encoded by the coding sequence ATGTCCGATCCTGTTTCGCTCATTGAAGCGAAGCTGTTCCTGCGTGTGTCTCATGATGAAGAGGACGCGCTGATTGCCACTTTGATCGCGGCGGCAAGTGCTCGGCTCAACGCGGCACTTGGGCTGACGCTCGATGAGGCATCGCCCGCGCCTTTGCGGCTAGCCGTGCTTAATCTGGTGGCCGAGGGGTATCAGTCGCGCGGGGAGATGGCGCTCGAATCTGTCGAGCCGTGGATCGCCGCATATCGTCAGGTGCGGCTATGA
- a CDS encoding ABC-F family ATP-binding cassette domain-containing protein, giving the protein MAKTPSTKAPLLALKDIRLMDGSHPLFDGVDIALERNVRACLVGKNGAGKSTLMRLMAGLIDTDSGERIVMNGMKYAFVLQEPEPVGETLLDWLTSAGAEHYTAEAELYAFGLDPQKQTAGLSGGEKRRAALAKAFAEEPDLIFLDEPTNHLDIFAIETLEDRIRSFRGAVLVVSHDRTFLERVTQRCYWLYNRKVRQLDAGYSSFEAWSDQVMKDDEESLNRLQKAIERETKTFYSSITARRTRNEGRAARLNAMRADASARLLQRSKTMEMSIDSGGTSGKLVAELKGVSKSFGDKVLLNDFSTRIMRGDRLAIVGPNGAGKSTLIKLLLGQEPANSGEIKLGTALEVAYLDQGRDALKGDETLWDMLANSGSDQILVQGQPKHVAAYAKDFLFRDNQLRQPVKSLSGGERNRLQLARALAKSTNLLVLDEPTNDLDMDTLDLLEDMLADFDGTLILVSHDRDFIDRLATSTLALNGRGGAVETPGGWQDFLRQNPDFFSEISSKSREKTTGKTFTPAPSAAPAPAKTATKKLSYKDQKRLEDLTAFMPKWEAEIKALEAVLADPDLYAKNPKKFDATMVTLDRLKSDLEAGEMEWLGLEEMREALKG; this is encoded by the coding sequence ATGGCCAAAACACCCAGCACCAAAGCCCCCCTGCTCGCCCTCAAAGACATCCGCCTGATGGATGGCTCCCACCCTCTGTTTGACGGGGTCGATATCGCGTTAGAGCGCAATGTCCGCGCCTGTCTGGTCGGTAAAAACGGGGCGGGCAAATCGACGCTCATGCGCCTGATGGCCGGTTTGATCGATACCGATTCCGGTGAGCGCATCGTTATGAACGGCATGAAATACGCCTTCGTGCTGCAAGAACCTGAGCCGGTCGGTGAGACCCTGCTGGATTGGCTGACCTCAGCCGGCGCGGAACACTATACCGCCGAAGCCGAACTCTATGCCTTTGGCCTTGATCCGCAAAAGCAGACGGCGGGCCTGTCCGGGGGCGAAAAGCGCCGCGCCGCTCTGGCCAAGGCCTTTGCCGAAGAACCCGACCTGATTTTCCTCGATGAGCCGACCAACCACCTCGATATCTTCGCGATTGAAACCCTCGAAGACCGTATCCGGTCGTTCCGTGGTGCCGTGCTGGTCGTCAGCCACGACCGTACATTCTTAGAGCGCGTCACCCAGCGCTGCTACTGGCTCTATAACCGTAAGGTGCGTCAGCTTGATGCGGGTTATTCGTCGTTTGAGGCCTGGTCCGATCAGGTCATGAAGGACGACGAGGAATCCCTCAACCGCCTGCAAAAGGCGATCGAGCGCGAAACCAAGACCTTTTATTCGTCGATCACCGCCCGTCGTACCCGGAATGAGGGCCGCGCCGCCCGCCTCAACGCCATGCGCGCCGATGCCTCCGCGCGCCTGCTGCAACGCTCCAAGACCATGGAAATGTCGATCGATTCCGGCGGCACGTCGGGTAAGCTGGTCGCCGAACTCAAAGGCGTGTCGAAATCGTTTGGCGATAAGGTGTTGCTCAATGATTTCTCGACCCGCATCATGCGCGGTGACCGTCTCGCTATCGTCGGCCCGAACGGCGCGGGCAAGTCGACCCTGATCAAGCTGTTGCTGGGTCAGGAACCGGCCAACAGCGGCGAAATCAAACTCGGCACCGCGCTTGAGGTCGCCTATCTCGATCAGGGCCGCGACGCCCTGAAAGGCGATGAAACCCTGTGGGACATGCTGGCGAACTCTGGCAGCGATCAGATTCTGGTGCAAGGTCAGCCCAAGCACGTCGCCGCCTATGCCAAGGATTTCCTGTTCCGCGACAATCAGTTGCGTCAGCCGGTCAAATCCCTGTCAGGGGGTGAACGCAACCGCCTGCAACTGGCGCGCGCCTTGGCCAAATCGACCAATCTGCTGGTGCTCGATGAGCCGACCAACGACCTAGATATGGATACGCTGGATTTGCTTGAAGACATGCTGGCCGACTTTGACGGCACGCTGATCCTGGTGTCCCACGACCGGGACTTTATTGACCGGCTGGCGACCTCGACCTTAGCGCTCAACGGGCGCGGCGGGGCGGTTGAAACCCCCGGCGGTTGGCAGGATTTCCTGCGTCAGAACCCCGATTTCTTCAGCGAGATCAGCTCAAAATCGCGCGAAAAAACGACGGGTAAGACGTTTACGCCAGCGCCATCCGCGGCCCCTGCGCCCGCAAAAACCGCCACCAAAAAACTGAGCTATAAGGACCAAAAGCGCCTTGAGGACTTAACCGCCTTCATGCCGAAATGGGAGGCCGAAATCAAAGCGCTGGAGGCCGTGTTGGCCGACCCTGACCTCTATGCCAAAAACCCGAAAAAGTTCGACGCCACCATGGTCACCCTCGACCGTCTGAAAAGCGATCTGGAGGCTGGCGAAATGGAATGGCTGGGCCTGGAGGAAATGCGCGAAGCGTTGAAGGGGTAA
- a CDS encoding DUF2460 domain-containing protein encodes MTFHDIRFPARLAFGSGVSIERKVEITSLASGHERRISPWAQGRRHYLIGAGVRSLTDAAELLSFYEAREGRLFGFRFKDFADFKSGTLNTAPSSADQVIGSGDGVRTTFQLTKAYGAVIRPITKPVDGTVAVAVNGVETTTTVDYATGQMMFATAPVMGAIISAGFEFDVPVRFNSDRIEMTLESFEAGRVAAVALIEIRG; translated from the coding sequence ATGACTTTTCACGATATTCGGTTTCCAGCGCGGCTGGCCTTTGGGTCGGGGGTGTCGATTGAGCGTAAAGTCGAAATTACGTCCCTGGCGTCAGGACATGAACGGCGCATCAGCCCGTGGGCGCAAGGGCGAAGGCATTATCTGATCGGGGCGGGGGTGCGCTCACTGACCGATGCGGCGGAGCTGCTCAGTTTTTATGAGGCGCGCGAAGGGCGGCTTTTTGGCTTCCGGTTCAAGGATTTTGCCGACTTCAAAAGTGGCACGCTCAATACCGCACCGTCATCCGCTGATCAGGTGATCGGCTCCGGCGATGGTGTGCGAACCACCTTTCAACTTACCAAGGCTTATGGCGCGGTTATACGGCCCATTACCAAACCCGTAGACGGCACGGTGGCGGTCGCGGTGAACGGTGTGGAGACTACGACCACAGTCGATTACGCCACGGGGCAGATGATGTTCGCAACGGCTCCGGTCATGGGCGCGATCATTTCCGCCGGTTTTGAATTTGATGTGCCGGTGCGCTTTAATTCCGATCGTATCGAAATGACGCTGGAAAGCTTTGAGGCCGGTCGCGTGGCGGCAGTGGCGCTGATTGAAATCAGGGGATAA